In Mycoplasma mobile 163K, the genomic stretch TTTACATTGTTAGAACAAATGAAGAATTATTTATTGCAAAAGAAGTAAAATCCCTATAATTAAAAAAAGATCCAACTTGAGATCTTTTTTTAATTCATTACATCTTTATCTTGTTGATTCATAATTTTTATTAAACTTTTCAATGACCAAATCTCTTTTTTGAAAAGATAGCTATATAAAAAAGATTTTATTTTTCGTTTTCAATTTGAAGATAGCAATTTCATGTTATTTTGACGAATTTTAATTATTAATCATCATATAAAAGGATTTATAAAAGAACAAAATAAAAATATAACTGTAAATATTAAAAACCCAAAAAAAGAATTAGACATTTGATTTCTCGTATATGAAGAATAAGCAATAAAAAACATAATAAATCCAATAACTATTAAAATCATTTGAAAAATGATAATTCTATAAGAAATTATTTGAAGCTCAATATATTTTTTTTTATAATTTTTTCTATTTTCAATATTATTTTCCATTGTTTTATTATATATGAAAATTATTCTACTTCCGAAGAGTTAAATGTACCAACACTATCTTTTACTTTTTTGATACTGATTCAAACTTTAGGATCAACTTCTTGAATTAAATTTTTAATTCTGTTCACTTCTAAAAGAAGAATAACAGTTTCTATTTTCTTACCTTTTTTATTAGTGTAGCCACCTTCAATATCAGAAATTGTATATCCATGTCAATAATTAATTTTTTTGAAAAGCTGCAAAATGTCTTCATATTTTTCAGAGTGAATTGTAAGTTGAATTTTGCTATATTTAGGATATAATGCTCCTAAAAGCGAAGAAGAAACAATAATATAAAGAATTGTTCCTAAAGTTCTAATTCCAAAAAAATCTCTTTTTACGGCATTAGGATTTGGATCTGGATTTGCAACCGATAGGATTACTAAAATTATGATAGAAATAAAAGAAATGCTTAAAGAAATTATTAATAGCGGAGTAGAAGCGCTTATTTTTCTTTTTGTAGAAAAATAATAAGCAATAATATCTGTTCCTCCTGAACTTGCTCCATTTCTTCATGCAATCGCAATTGAAAACCCAATTAATAAAGCACCTACAAAAGCAAACACTAAAACAGCTCAAGTATCTTGTGTTTTATCTGCACTTGCAATAAAATTAGGAGCCATTTTGCCTACTGTGTTATCAATCAAAAAATTATTTATAACAGGAATAGCTAAAATAAAATTTCATACTATTTGAAATAGTGATCAAATAATTGTTAAAACAAAAAAACTTCTCTTTATTTTTTTTCAAAAAATAATAATAAGAGGTATATTTAAACCAAATAAAATCAAAGCAAAATATTGTCCTAAATCAACACTAGGAAAAGAAAAAATAATCAATAATGGAATAGCAGATAATCCAGTTGAAATTGTACCAGCTGTTGTTAGAAATAAATTTACCCCTAAAACAAAAATAAGAGATGAAATCAAAAGCATAAATATTGAAAATTTTTTATTTTTTATAATAACTCAAATATTCTTTTCGTCAGAAGAAAGTCTTTTTTTTATAGAGAGAGTTTTTTTAGATTTTAGATTTAATTTCATGATTTTTAAATTTTTCAATAATAATTTTATCACAAAGAAAAATTAAAAATTATTTTCATCATTTTTTTGACTAATAAATTTTCCTACAGAAGGTTTAAAAAAGAAATTTACTTTCCCTATTGCTCCATTACGGTTTTTAGAAATGATTAGTTCTACTTTTTGAAAGTCATTATTTGAAATATATTGTTTATCATGTTCATCATCATGTTCTTTATTTTTTTTATAATATTCTTCACGATATAAAAAAGCTACAATATCAGCATCTTGTTCAATAGAACCACTTTCTCTTAAGTCAGACATGATTGGCACTTTTTCTTCTCTTGCTTCGACTTTTCTACTTAACTGACTTAAAGCAAAAACAGTGATTTTCAAATCAGTAGCTA encodes the following:
- a CDS encoding YitT family protein gives rise to the protein MKLNLKSKKTLSIKKRLSSDEKNIWVIIKNKKFSIFMLLISSLIFVLGVNLFLTTAGTISTGLSAIPLLIIFSFPSVDLGQYFALILFGLNIPLIIIFWKKIKRSFFVLTIIWSLFQIVWNFILAIPVINNFLIDNTVGKMAPNFIASADKTQDTWAVLVFAFVGALLIGFSIAIAWRNGASSGGTDIIAYYFSTKRKISASTPLLIISLSISFISIIILVILSVANPDPNPNAVKRDFFGIRTLGTILYIIVSSSLLGALYPKYSKIQLTIHSEKYEDILQLFKKINYWHGYTISDIEGGYTNKKGKKIETVILLLEVNRIKNLIQEVDPKVWISIKKVKDSVGTFNSSEVE